A single Tenacibaculum sp. Bg11-29 DNA region contains:
- a CDS encoding thioredoxin family protein, with product MSKSIFYHAGCSVCISAEHDIIALVGKDNVEIVNIGEDKSRINEAELAGVKSVPALLTPSKNVLHLNFGASMADVKG from the coding sequence ATGAGTAAATCAATTTTTTATCACGCAGGTTGTAGTGTATGCATTAGTGCAGAACATGATATTATAGCATTAGTTGGAAAAGACAATGTAGAAATTGTAAACATTGGTGAAGACAAATCAAGAATTAATGAAGCTGAACTAGCAGGCGTAAAATCTGTACCAGCATTATTAACTCCAAGTAAAAACGTGTTACACCTTAATTTTGGAGCATCTATGGCAGATGTAAAAGGATAA
- a CDS encoding DUF2024 family protein has translation MKISVYDTYVKKNNNIVMHFDILVEESKTLENAIAFGKEYLASKNLSNKQLTTNECKFCHMETAPTEVEKIVLRDGYYIIEMENC, from the coding sequence ATGAAAATTTCAGTTTACGATACATATGTTAAAAAAAATAATAACATTGTTATGCACTTCGATATATTAGTTGAAGAAAGCAAAACATTAGAAAATGCTATTGCTTTTGGAAAAGAATACCTGGCTTCAAAAAATTTATCTAATAAACAATTAACTACTAACGAATGTAAGTTTTGCCATATGGAAACAGCACCTACCGAAGTAGAAAAAATTGTTTTAAGAGATGGCTACTATATCATAGAAATGGAAAACTGTTAG
- a CDS encoding gamma-glutamylcyclotransferase family protein encodes MNAKKQYLFSYGTLQLENVQLKNYGRKLIGFKDVLNNYKLEHLKITDKNVFAKSQQQFHPIAICSKNKKECIKGVIFEITAQELIQTDVYEVSDYKRVLETFQSGKKAWVYISNKNH; translated from the coding sequence ATGAATGCTAAAAAACAGTATCTTTTTTCTTACGGAACACTACAATTAGAAAACGTTCAACTAAAAAACTATGGTAGAAAACTAATCGGTTTTAAAGATGTTCTAAATAATTACAAGTTAGAACATCTTAAAATTACGGATAAAAACGTATTCGCTAAAAGTCAACAACAATTTCATCCAATAGCCATCTGTTCAAAAAATAAAAAAGAATGTATTAAAGGTGTTATTTTTGAGATTACAGCGCAAGAACTTATACAAACAGATGTATATGAAGTTTCTGATTATAAAAGAGTTTTAGAAACATTTCAATCTGGTAAAAAAGCTTGGGTTTATATATCTAATAAAAATCATTAG
- a CDS encoding AAA family ATPase, with protein sequence MAIYDLILNSKNKTTIELGNIHLSSSNKIVLQQLLKEFKYINILNDYKLPVDNKLLLFGHTGCGKTTTAKAIAKILDKKIFTLNLGGIISSRLGETAKNITEVFKKASRENAVLFLDEFDYIGKIRDYDNKDSGEMKRLVNTVIQLIDQLPNGTLLIAATNHASIIDTALLRRFQLKLKFEAPNNEELDKYYDSLLLQFPEEFRNVERCYSISYAEAKDITFRAVKNKVIEIEEAKEITIAALDGK encoded by the coding sequence ATGGCTATATATGATTTAATCTTAAACTCAAAAAATAAAACAACTATTGAATTAGGTAATATTCATTTAAGTTCGAGTAATAAAATTGTCTTACAGCAATTACTTAAAGAGTTTAAGTACATCAATATATTAAACGACTACAAATTACCTGTAGATAATAAATTACTTCTATTCGGTCATACAGGTTGTGGAAAAACAACTACAGCTAAAGCAATTGCTAAAATATTAGATAAAAAAATATTTACCCTTAATTTAGGTGGCATTATATCTTCTCGTCTTGGTGAAACGGCCAAAAACATTACAGAAGTTTTTAAAAAAGCATCTCGAGAAAATGCTGTTCTCTTTTTAGATGAGTTTGATTATATAGGAAAAATACGTGACTACGATAACAAAGATTCTGGTGAAATGAAACGCTTGGTAAACACCGTTATTCAGCTTATAGATCAATTACCAAACGGCACATTATTAATTGCAGCAACCAATCACGCTAGCATTATTGATACTGCTTTATTAAGACGTTTTCAATTAAAACTAAAATTTGAGGCTCCTAATAATGAGGAATTAGATAAGTATTATGATTCTTTGTTACTCCAATTTCCTGAAGAGTTTAGAAATGTAGAACGTTGTTATTCTATTTCGTATGCAGAGGCTAAAGACATAACTTTTAGGGCTGTTAAAAATAAAGTTATAGAAATTGAAGAGGCAAAAGAAATAACAATAGCAGCATTGGATGGAAAATAG
- a CDS encoding MarR family winged helix-turn-helix transcriptional regulator, giving the protein MENSSVNQKIINGLERISKAFRVLLWEKSKLYKISPIQIQLLIFCNTHKKEDLKVSFLATEFDLTKATISDSIKVLLKKELLTKVINVKDSRSFTVQLTKKGKEIVEKTSDFTTVLNQSIDFLSEPEKGIFLKQLMQLIYQLNQREVISTQRMCLTCYYYKKDGNQHYCNLMEKPLKNIDLRIDCDEHQILQN; this is encoded by the coding sequence ATGGAAAATAGTAGCGTTAATCAAAAAATAATAAACGGATTAGAACGAATCTCGAAAGCTTTTCGAGTTTTGCTTTGGGAAAAAAGTAAATTATATAAAATAAGTCCTATTCAGATACAGCTATTAATTTTTTGCAATACTCATAAAAAAGAAGATTTAAAAGTGAGTTTTTTAGCTACAGAATTTGATTTAACAAAAGCTACAATTAGTGACTCTATTAAGGTATTACTCAAAAAAGAATTACTTACTAAAGTTATCAACGTTAAAGATTCTAGAAGCTTTACGGTACAACTAACTAAAAAAGGAAAAGAAATTGTAGAAAAAACAAGTGACTTTACAACGGTATTAAATCAATCTATAGATTTTTTATCTGAACCTGAAAAAGGTATTTTTTTAAAGCAACTAATGCAACTTATTTATCAATTGAATCAAAGAGAAGTTATCTCTACGCAACGAATGTGCTTAACTTGCTATTATTACAAAAAAGATGGTAATCAACACTATTGTAATTTAATGGAAAAACCATTGAAAAATATCGATTTGAGAATAGATTGTGATGAGCATCAAATACTACAAAATTAA
- a CDS encoding PLP-dependent aminotransferase family protein, translating into MNRLWDFDIQISLEGDKAVYLQIVDAFILAIRKQRLKPGEILPSSRKLASIIGVNRNTIIKAQDILIVEGWLISKNRTGIFVAELIIELDEKIAAVEESLLIKKKSLIVIDDGVPDTKIAPIKELASAYRRVFGLKSKLNILGYTDSRGSSEFRKIISQMLNHRRGMNVTSDEICITRGSQMALYLIAHSLFRPKDIILVENPGYQPAWKAFESAGAILMPIGVDNLGLKINEVESLLLKGINIKGIYITPHHQYPTTVSLSLKRKLKLVELSNKYNFTIIEDDYDHEFHFDHRPILPISSLSNVKNYVYIGTFSKIIAPSLRIGFLVCNVESIEKIASLREIIDIQNDSIMERAIMELIKNGDIRRHLKRASKNYIEKRNYCDSLLKIHLKDKVQYTTPSGGLAFWITPLKTIQIEDLISKLEMAGVGITDASKYCINNSFQGFRFGYGSLSKPNIEKVIIALDKIL; encoded by the coding sequence ATGAATAGGTTATGGGATTTTGACATACAGATATCTTTAGAAGGCGATAAAGCCGTGTATCTTCAAATAGTGGATGCTTTTATATTAGCGATAAGAAAACAACGTTTAAAACCTGGTGAAATATTACCTAGCTCAAGAAAACTAGCTTCTATTATTGGTGTAAATAGAAATACAATAATAAAAGCACAAGATATTTTAATAGTAGAGGGATGGCTTATTTCTAAAAATAGAACAGGCATTTTTGTAGCAGAATTGATAATTGAATTAGATGAAAAAATAGCAGCGGTTGAAGAGAGTCTGCTAATAAAGAAGAAATCTTTAATAGTAATTGATGATGGAGTTCCTGACACTAAAATAGCACCAATAAAGGAATTGGCTAGTGCGTATAGAAGAGTATTTGGCTTAAAGTCAAAATTAAATATACTGGGATATACTGATAGTAGAGGGAGTAGTGAATTTAGAAAAATAATTTCACAAATGCTGAATCACAGAAGAGGTATGAATGTTACTTCAGATGAGATATGTATTACTCGTGGTAGTCAAATGGCATTATACTTAATTGCTCATTCTTTATTTAGACCAAAAGATATTATTTTAGTTGAAAACCCTGGGTATCAACCAGCATGGAAAGCATTTGAAAGTGCTGGGGCAATTCTTATGCCTATTGGTGTAGATAATCTTGGGCTAAAAATTAATGAGGTAGAAAGCTTACTTCTAAAAGGAATTAATATAAAAGGAATATACATAACTCCGCATCATCAATACCCAACAACTGTATCACTTAGTTTAAAACGAAAACTAAAATTAGTAGAATTATCGAATAAGTATAATTTCACTATTATTGAAGATGATTATGATCATGAATTTCATTTTGATCATAGACCAATTTTACCTATTTCAAGTTTATCAAATGTGAAAAACTATGTGTATATAGGTACTTTTAGTAAGATTATTGCTCCTTCATTACGTATCGGTTTTTTAGTGTGCAATGTTGAATCTATTGAGAAAATAGCTTCTTTAAGAGAAATTATTGATATACAAAATGATTCTATTATGGAAAGAGCCATCATGGAATTGATTAAGAACGGAGATATAAGGAGACATTTAAAAAGGGCTTCTAAAAATTATATTGAAAAAAGAAACTATTGTGATAGTTTATTGAAGATTCATTTAAAAGATAAAGTACAGTATACTACCCCTTCAGGAGGTTTGGCTTTTTGGATAACTCCCCTGAAAACAATACAGATTGAAGATTTAATTAGTAAACTAGAAATGGCTGGAGTTGGAATTACAGATGCTTCAAAATATTGTATTAACAACTCTTTTCAAGGATTTAGATTTGGATATGGGAGTTTAAGTAAACCTAATATTGAAAAAGTTATAATAGCATTAGATAAGATATTATAA
- a CDS encoding cupin domain-containing protein, whose amino-acid sequence MSEKKDFSSKDFHQTFAKPEVRMPERLIHRSVEGEGVHSQFSEERKHPVHFIDLPSKNVSMTIGGLLPNQVTSRHRHTYETVLYVIEGSGWTEVEDKRIAWKAGDAVYIPSWAWHRHGNLSNDNSAKYLACENAPQLQNLGVALREEEGRDL is encoded by the coding sequence ATGTCAGAAAAAAAAGATTTTAGTTCAAAAGATTTTCATCAAACATTCGCGAAACCAGAAGTTAGAATGCCTGAAAGACTCATTCACAGAAGTGTTGAAGGCGAAGGTGTTCACAGTCAGTTTTCTGAAGAGAGGAAGCATCCAGTTCATTTTATTGACTTACCTAGTAAAAATGTATCTATGACAATTGGAGGGTTACTTCCAAACCAAGTTACCAGTAGACATAGACATACTTATGAAACTGTTTTATATGTGATTGAAGGATCTGGTTGGACAGAAGTAGAAGATAAAAGAATAGCATGGAAAGCTGGTGATGCTGTCTATATCCCATCATGGGCATGGCACAGACATGGAAATCTAAGCAATGATAATTCTGCTAAGTATTTAGCTTGTGAAAATGCGCCACAACTTCAAAACTTAGGAGTTGCCTTAAGAGAAGAAGAAGGAAGAGATTTATAA
- a CDS encoding dihydrodipicolinate synthase family protein — translation MNNNKFKGIIAYPITPFKKDESVDIPLFKKLVERLVLNNANVIAPLGSTGVLPYLNDSEKESIVKATIEQVKGRIPVLVGVSNLTTERTIHHAKYAEQQGVDAVMIIPMSYWKLTADEIFDHYNTVAQEISIPIMAYNNPATSGVDMPTELLERLLTISNVTMIKESTGDIQRMHYLKKTLGDKVAFFNGSNPLALGAFAAGATGWCTAAHNLIPDLNVKLYEAIEKNDLQEAQIIFHKQLDLLKFIVRVGLPRSIKAGLNILGEDGGYLRSPLKPMLSSDYNELRELLEKIAEV, via the coding sequence ATGAACAACAATAAATTTAAAGGTATAATTGCATATCCAATTACACCTTTCAAAAAAGACGAGAGTGTCGATATTCCATTATTTAAAAAACTAGTTGAAAGATTAGTACTAAATAATGCAAACGTAATAGCGCCTTTAGGAAGCACTGGTGTATTACCATATTTGAATGATTCTGAAAAAGAAAGTATTGTTAAAGCAACTATCGAGCAAGTTAAAGGAAGAATTCCCGTTTTGGTTGGCGTATCAAATCTAACAACAGAAAGAACAATACATCATGCCAAATATGCTGAACAACAAGGTGTAGATGCAGTAATGATTATTCCTATGAGCTATTGGAAGTTAACAGCTGATGAAATTTTTGATCATTATAATACAGTTGCTCAAGAAATAAGCATTCCTATTATGGCTTACAATAATCCTGCAACAAGTGGTGTTGATATGCCTACAGAATTACTGGAAAGATTGTTAACAATATCAAATGTTACAATGATAAAAGAAAGTACAGGTGATATTCAACGCATGCATTATTTGAAAAAAACACTTGGAGATAAAGTAGCCTTTTTCAACGGATCGAATCCACTTGCTTTAGGCGCCTTTGCTGCTGGAGCTACTGGATGGTGCACGGCTGCTCATAATTTAATTCCAGATTTGAATGTAAAATTATATGAAGCAATTGAAAAAAATGATCTTCAAGAAGCTCAAATTATTTTTCATAAACAACTAGATTTACTAAAATTTATTGTGAGAGTTGGACTACCTAGATCTATAAAAGCAGGGCTTAATATTCTTGGTGAAGATGGCGGATATTTAAGAAGTCCTCTAAAACCAATGCTATCAAGTGACTACAATGAATTAAGAGAGTTGTTAGAAAAAATAGCTGAGGTGTAA
- a CDS encoding thioredoxin family protein yields the protein MSKSVFYHAGCPVCISAEHDIVNLIGNDNVEIVNIGDVRDRISEAETTGVESVPVLLTPNGNVLHLNYGAFIADLKG from the coding sequence ATGAGTAAATCTGTTTTTTATCACGCAGGATGTCCAGTTTGTATTAGTGCAGAACACGACATAGTTAATCTTATAGGAAATGATAACGTAGAGATTGTAAATATAGGTGACGTAAGAGATAGAATATCCGAAGCTGAAACTACAGGCGTAGAGTCTGTACCAGTTTTATTAACTCCTAATGGTAATGTATTACACCTAAACTATGGTGCATTTATAGCAGATCTAAAGGGGTAA
- a CDS encoding DUF2024 family protein — translation MKISVYDTYVPKDENTVMHFDILVEDKDTIENVYKYGKKGIPNFKLTTKECNFCHMEAAPEEVEQSIKEKGYYIIEMENC, via the coding sequence ATGAAAATTTCAGTTTACGATACATACGTACCAAAAGATGAAAATACAGTAATGCATTTTGATATCCTTGTTGAAGATAAGGATACTATCGAAAACGTATACAAGTATGGAAAAAAAGGAATTCCTAATTTCAAATTAACAACTAAAGAATGTAATTTCTGTCATATGGAAGCTGCACCTGAAGAAGTTGAACAGTCCATCAAAGAAAAAGGATATTACATTATTGAAATGGAAAACTGTTAA
- a CDS encoding catalase translates to MEESKNKLTSVSGRPISENQNVQTAGKRGPMLMQDVWYLEKMAHFDREVIPERRMHAKGSAAFGSFTVTHDITKYTKAKIFSEIGKKTDVFLRFSTVAGERGAADAERDIRGFAVKFYTEEGNWDLVGNNTPVFFIRDPYKFPDLNKAVKRDPKTNLRSANNNWDYWTLLPESLHQVTMTMSERGIPKSYRTMNGYGSHTFSFINDNNERSWVKFHFKTAQGIQTLTDQEAEVLVGKDRESHQRDLFDSIENKDFPKWNLKIQIMTESQAKNHPTNPFDLTKVWSHKDYPLIDVGTLELNRNPENYFADVEQAAFNPANVVPGISFSPDKMLQGRLFSYGDTQRYRLGVNHYQIPVNAPKCPFHNHHKDGAMRVDGNGGGTVHYEPNSYGKWQEQKQFQEPNLALDGAADHYDFRDDDDDYFTQPGNLFRIMTTNQQQVLFENTARSLGSAEKFIQERHIQNCYKADPNYGKGIAIALNIKLTDLDIS, encoded by the coding sequence ATGGAAGAATCTAAAAACAAATTGACATCGGTTTCTGGAAGACCAATATCCGAAAACCAAAATGTGCAAACAGCAGGAAAACGAGGGCCTATGTTAATGCAAGATGTATGGTATCTCGAAAAAATGGCTCATTTCGATAGAGAAGTAATTCCAGAGAGAAGAATGCATGCAAAAGGATCAGCTGCTTTTGGATCGTTTACCGTTACACATGATATAACTAAATATACAAAAGCTAAGATATTTTCTGAAATAGGAAAAAAAACAGATGTGTTTTTACGTTTTTCTACTGTTGCTGGAGAACGTGGAGCGGCAGATGCAGAGCGTGATATTAGAGGTTTTGCTGTTAAATTTTATACAGAAGAAGGTAATTGGGATCTTGTAGGGAACAATACACCTGTATTTTTTATACGTGATCCATATAAGTTTCCTGACCTTAATAAAGCAGTAAAAAGAGACCCCAAAACAAACTTAAGAAGTGCTAATAATAATTGGGACTATTGGACACTTTTACCAGAATCATTGCATCAAGTAACAATGACAATGAGTGAGCGGGGCATTCCAAAGTCATATCGTACTATGAATGGTTATGGAAGTCATACCTTTAGTTTCATAAACGATAATAATGAACGTTCTTGGGTGAAATTTCATTTTAAAACAGCTCAAGGTATTCAAACCCTTACCGATCAAGAAGCAGAAGTTTTGGTAGGTAAAGATAGAGAAAGTCATCAGCGCGATCTTTTTGATAGTATAGAGAACAAAGATTTCCCTAAGTGGAATTTGAAGATTCAAATAATGACCGAATCTCAAGCAAAAAACCATCCAACAAATCCTTTCGATTTAACAAAAGTATGGTCTCATAAAGATTACCCGTTGATTGATGTAGGAACCTTAGAACTAAATAGAAATCCAGAAAACTATTTTGCAGATGTAGAGCAAGCTGCTTTTAATCCTGCTAATGTAGTCCCAGGAATAAGTTTTTCACCTGACAAAATGTTGCAAGGTAGGCTATTCTCTTATGGAGATACCCAACGCTATCGTCTTGGAGTTAATCACTATCAAATTCCTGTAAACGCGCCTAAATGCCCTTTTCATAATCATCATAAAGATGGTGCAATGAGAGTAGATGGTAACGGCGGAGGAACCGTTCATTACGAACCTAATAGTTATGGTAAATGGCAAGAACAAAAGCAATTTCAAGAACCAAATCTAGCTTTAGATGGAGCAGCAGATCATTATGATTTTAGAGATGATGATGATGACTACTTCACCCAACCTGGTAACTTATTTAGAATAATGACTACAAATCAACAGCAAGTGTTATTTGAAAATACTGCTAGATCATTAGGAAGTGCAGAAAAATTTATACAAGAAAGGCACATTCAAAATTGTTATAAAGCAGATCCTAATTATGGTAAAGGAATTGCTATTGCTTTGAATATTAAACTAACAGATTTAGATATAAGTTAA
- a CDS encoding YggS family pyridoxal phosphate-dependent enzyme has protein sequence MENITNNLNIIRNRMKYACQKANRKPEDLRLLLATKTVNSERINFALQQGETLIGENKVQELKQKCNAVKELHPEIHFIGHLQSNKIKEVLKWASCIESIDNITIAQKLQQRLIFEEKEIDIYIQVNTSFEESKFGVSPDQTIELVKEIAKLKNIHIKGLMTIGLLSSESTEIRKCFQLLKQLQQDIKTLNIPNVAMNELSMGMSGDLEIAIEEGATIVRVGTAIFGKRIYPDSYYWNETT, from the coding sequence ATGGAAAACATTACAAATAATTTAAACATCATTCGTAATAGAATGAAATATGCTTGTCAAAAAGCAAATAGGAAACCTGAAGATTTACGCTTATTACTAGCTACTAAAACGGTAAATTCTGAGCGCATAAATTTTGCATTACAACAAGGTGAAACGCTTATAGGTGAAAATAAAGTACAAGAGTTAAAACAAAAATGTAATGCTGTAAAAGAATTACATCCTGAAATTCATTTTATTGGTCATTTACAAAGTAATAAAATTAAGGAAGTCTTGAAATGGGCAAGTTGCATTGAATCTATTGATAATATTACTATCGCTCAAAAGCTACAACAACGATTAATTTTTGAAGAAAAAGAAATAGATATTTATATTCAAGTAAATACTTCGTTTGAAGAAAGTAAATTTGGTGTTTCTCCTGATCAAACTATTGAACTTGTAAAAGAAATTGCCAAATTAAAAAACATCCACATTAAAGGATTAATGACTATTGGCTTACTTAGTTCTGAATCTACAGAAATAAGAAAATGTTTTCAGCTATTAAAACAATTACAACAAGATATTAAAACTCTTAATATCCCGAATGTAGCAATGAACGAATTATCTATGGGAATGAGTGGTGACTTAGAAATTGCCATTGAAGAAGGCGCAACAATTGTACGAGTAGGAACTGCTATATTTGGCAAACGCATTTATCCTGACAGTTATTATTGGAATGAAACAACATAA
- the ftsY gene encoding signal recognition particle-docking protein FtsY, which translates to MSFFKKIFSKEKKETLDKGLEKTKSSFFSKLSKAVAGKTKVDDDVLDNLEEILVSSDVGVDTTLKIIERIEVRVAKDKYVGTEELNQILREEIAGLLSETNTENDTEFTIPENKKPYVIMVVGVNGVGKTTTIGKLASQFKKKGLKVVLGAADTFRAAAIDQLQVWADRTEVPIVRQEMGSDPASVAFDTVKSGVTQDADVIIIDTAGRLHNKVNLMNELTKIKRVMQKVIPDAPHDVLLVLDGSTGQNAFEQAKQFTKATEVTSLAVTKLDGTAKGGVVIGISDQFQIPVKYIGVGEGIDDLQVFNKFEFVDSFFK; encoded by the coding sequence ATGAGTTTTTTTAAGAAAATCTTCTCTAAAGAGAAAAAAGAAACATTAGACAAAGGATTAGAAAAAACGAAGTCAAGTTTTTTCTCGAAACTATCTAAAGCCGTTGCAGGAAAAACAAAGGTAGATGATGATGTTTTAGACAACCTAGAAGAAATATTAGTTTCTTCTGATGTTGGAGTAGACACAACATTAAAAATTATTGAAAGAATTGAAGTAAGAGTTGCCAAAGATAAATATGTTGGTACTGAAGAATTAAATCAAATCTTAAGAGAAGAAATAGCAGGCTTGCTTTCTGAAACAAATACAGAAAATGACACTGAGTTTACAATTCCAGAAAATAAGAAGCCTTATGTAATAATGGTTGTTGGAGTAAATGGAGTTGGTAAAACAACAACAATTGGCAAGTTAGCTTCTCAATTTAAGAAAAAAGGATTAAAAGTTGTTCTAGGAGCAGCAGATACATTTAGAGCAGCAGCAATTGATCAATTACAAGTTTGGGCAGATAGGACAGAAGTACCTATAGTTCGTCAAGAAATGGGGTCAGATCCTGCATCGGTAGCTTTTGATACCGTTAAATCAGGAGTAACGCAAGATGCAGATGTTATTATTATCGATACAGCAGGACGTTTGCATAATAAGGTTAATTTAATGAATGAATTAACAAAGATTAAGCGAGTAATGCAAAAAGTAATACCAGATGCACCGCATGATGTATTATTAGTTCTAGATGGTTCTACTGGTCAAAATGCTTTTGAACAAGCAAAACAATTTACGAAAGCTACAGAAGTAACATCATTAGCGGTAACTAAATTAGATGGGACAGCAAAAGGTGGAGTTGTAATTGGTATTTCAGATCAATTTCAAATCCCTGTAAAATATATTGGTGTAGGAGAGGGAATAGACGATTTACAAGTTTTTAATAAATTCGAATTTGTAGATAGTTTCTTTAAATAG
- a CDS encoding DUF4295 domain-containing protein: protein MAKKSVASLQTGAKRLTKAIKMVKSPKSGAYTFVEAIMDPAQVKDFIAKN, encoded by the coding sequence ATGGCAAAGAAATCAGTAGCATCGTTACAAACAGGCGCAAAAAGGTTAACTAAAGCTATCAAAATGGTGAAATCTCCAAAATCAGGAGCTTACACATTTGTTGAAGCAATTATGGATCCTGCACAAGTAAAAGATTTTATCGCGAAAAATTAA
- the rpmG gene encoding 50S ribosomal protein L33: MAKKGNRVQVILECTEHKATGQPGTSRYITTKNKKNTPDRMELKKFNSILKKMTVHKEIK; this comes from the coding sequence ATGGCAAAAAAAGGAAACAGAGTTCAAGTTATATTAGAATGTACTGAGCACAAAGCAACTGGTCAACCAGGAACTTCACGTTATATTACCACAAAAAACAAAAAGAACACTCCTGATAGAATGGAATTAAAGAAATTTAATTCTATCTTAAAGAAGATGACAGTACATAAAGAAATTAAATAA
- the rpmB gene encoding 50S ribosomal protein L28 produces the protein MSRVCELTGKKAMVGNNVSHALNRTKRKFNANLMTKRFYIPEEDKWVTLKVSASALKNINKKGISAVIKEARVNGFLTK, from the coding sequence ATGTCTAGAGTTTGTGAACTTACAGGAAAAAAAGCAATGGTTGGGAACAATGTTTCTCACGCATTAAATAGAACTAAAAGAAAATTTAACGCTAATTTAATGACTAAGCGTTTTTATATTCCAGAAGAAGATAAATGGGTTACTTTAAAAGTATCTGCTTCTGCATTAAAAAATATTAATAAAAAAGGGATCTCTGCTGTTATAAAAGAAGCTAGAGTAAACGGTTTCTTAACTAAATAA